One Opisthocomus hoazin isolate bOpiHoa1 chromosome 25, bOpiHoa1.hap1, whole genome shotgun sequence DNA window includes the following coding sequences:
- the PFKFB2 gene encoding 6-phosphofructo-2-kinase/fructose-2,6-bisphosphatase 2 isoform X1, producing the protein MRRGAMAARDGGPTRGRAGAARGGGGKKCSWASYMTNSPTLIVMIGLPARGKTYVSKKLTRYLNWIGVPTKVFNLGVYRREAVKSYKSYDFFRHDNKEAMEIRKRCALVALEDVKAYLLEECGQIAVFDATNTTRERRDLILNFAKENAFKVFFVESVCDDPEVIAANILEVKVSSPDYPERNRENVMDDFLKRIECYKVTYQPLDPDAYDKDLSFIKVINVGQRFLVNRVQDYIQSKIVYYLMNIHVQPRTIYLCRHGESEYNLVGKIGGDSGLSPRGKQFAQALKKFIEEQEIVDLKVWTSQLKRTIQTAESLDVTYEQWKILNEIDAGVCEEMTYVEIEAKYPEEFALRDQEKYLYRYPGGESYQDLVQRLEPVIMELERQGNVLVISHQAVMRCLLAYFLDKSADKLPYLRCPLHTILKLTPVAYGCKVETITLNVEAVNTHRDKPSLNSSSLPASQTPVRMRRNSFTPRASADTVKRPRHYSVGSKPLDLLGPCPSLEARDGANWPQLQVGVQVVPSLCSPSPPSPTAVGGPLWNTDPSQGLEHRLCSCMKKNPKPKSRPIKLKLWCQRL; encoded by the exons ATGCGGCGCGGAGCTATGGCGGCGCGGGACGGCGGCCCCACGCGGGGCAGGGCTGGCGCGGCGCGCGGTGGCGGCGGGAAGAAATGCT CCTGGGCTTCCTACATGACCAACTCCCCGACGCTGATCGTGATGATCGGCCTGCCCGCCCGCGGCAAGACCTACGTCTCCAAGAAGCTCACCCGCTACCTCAACTGGATCGGGGTGCCCACCAAag TGTTTAATCTAGGAGTGTATCGCCGGGAAGCGGTGAAGTCGTACAAGTCCTATGACTTCTTCAGGCACGACAACAAAGAAGCCATGGAGATCCGCAA GCGCTGTGCCTTAGTGGCTCTAGAAGACGTGAAGGCTTATCTCTTGGAGGAGTGCGGGCAAATAGCT GTGTTTGATGCGACCAACACAACTCGAGAAAGACGGGACCTGATCTTAAATTTTGctaaagaaaatgctttcaaG GTGTTTTTCGTGGAATCTGTTTGTGATGATCCAGAAGTCATTGCTGCCAATATCCTG GAAGTGAAAGTTTCCAGCCCCGACTACCCGGAGAGAAACCGGGAGAACGTGATGGACGATTTCCTGAAGAGGATTGAGTGCTACAAGGTCACTTACCAGCCTCTCGATCCCGACGCGTATGACAA AGATCTTTCCTTCATTAAAGTGATCAATGTGGGACAGCGGTTCCTAGTAAACAGAGTCCAAGATTACATCCAGAGTAAAATCGTCTATTACCTAATGAACATTCATGTCCAGCCGCGTACCATCTACCTTTGCCGACATGGTGAGAGTGAATATAATCTTGTTGGCAAGATTGGTGGGGATTCTGGTCTGTCGCCGCGCGGGAAGCAG TTCGCTCAGGCGCTGAAGAAGTTCATCGAAGAGCAGGAAATTGTGGATCTGAAGGTGTGGACGAGCCAGCTGAAAAGGACCATCCAGACGGCCGAGTCCCTGGACGTCACGTACGAGCAGTGGAAGATTCTCAATGAGATCGATGCT GGGGTGTGTGAAGAAATGACCTACGTGGAAATTGAAGCCAAGTATCCAGAGGAGTTTGCCTTGAGGGATCAAGAGAAATATCTTTATCGCTATCCTGGAGGAGAG TCCTACCAGGACCTGGTCCAGCGCCTGGAGCCGGTAATTATGGAACTAGAACGGCAAGGCAACGTCCTCGTTATCTCCCACCAGGCGGTTATGAGGTGCCTGTTGGCTTATTTTCTTGACAAGAGCGCAG ACAAGCTGCCCTACCTGCGCTGCCCGCTCCACACCATTCTCAAGCTCACGCCTGTCGCCTACG GCTGTAAAGTGGAGACGATTACCCTGAACGTGGAAGCAGTGAACACCCACCGCGACAAACCCTCTCTGAACTCA agcagccttCCCGCCAGCCAAACCCCTGTAAGGATGAGAAGAAACAGCTTTACGCCGCGGGCCAGCGCGGACACGGTAAAGCGCCCGCGACATTACAGCGTTGGGAGCAAACCTCTCGACCTGCTGGGGCCTTGCCCGTCCCTGGAAGCTCGAGACGGGGCCAACTGGCCGCAGCTGCAAGTCGGTGTCCAGGTGGTACCTTCCCtgtgctccccctccccaccatcACCCACCGCTGTCGGTGGTCCGCTCTGGAACACAGACCCTTCCCAGGGCCTTGAACATCGTCTCTGTTCctgcatgaaaaaaaaccccaaacccaaaagtCGCCCCATTAAACTCAAATTGTGGTGCCAGAGGCTTTAA
- the PFKFB2 gene encoding 6-phosphofructo-2-kinase/fructose-2,6-bisphosphatase 2 isoform X2 yields the protein MRRGAMAARDGGPTRGRAGAARGGGGKKCSWASYMTNSPTLIVMIGLPARGKTYVSKKLTRYLNWIGVPTKVFNLGVYRREAVKSYKSYDFFRHDNKEAMEIRKRCALVALEDVKAYLLEECGQIAVFDATNTTRERRDLILNFAKENAFKVFFVESVCDDPEVIAANILEVKVSSPDYPERNRENVMDDFLKRIECYKVTYQPLDPDAYDKDLSFIKVINVGQRFLVNRVQDYIQSKIVYYLMNIHVQPRTIYLCRHGESEYNLVGKIGGDSGLSPRGKQFAQALKKFIEEQEIVDLKVWTSQLKRTIQTAESLDVTYEQWKILNEIDAGVCEEMTYVEIEAKYPEEFALRDQEKYLYRYPGGESYQDLVQRLEPVIMELERQGNVLVISHQAVMRCLLAYFLDKSADKLPYLRCPLHTILKLTPVAYGCKVETITLNVEAVNTHRDKPSLNSSSLPASQTPVRMRRNSFTPRASADTVKRPRHYSVGSKPLDLLGPCPSLEARDGANWPQLQVGVQPQGGNACLEPAASVTRETLVSLSASE from the exons ATGCGGCGCGGAGCTATGGCGGCGCGGGACGGCGGCCCCACGCGGGGCAGGGCTGGCGCGGCGCGCGGTGGCGGCGGGAAGAAATGCT CCTGGGCTTCCTACATGACCAACTCCCCGACGCTGATCGTGATGATCGGCCTGCCCGCCCGCGGCAAGACCTACGTCTCCAAGAAGCTCACCCGCTACCTCAACTGGATCGGGGTGCCCACCAAag TGTTTAATCTAGGAGTGTATCGCCGGGAAGCGGTGAAGTCGTACAAGTCCTATGACTTCTTCAGGCACGACAACAAAGAAGCCATGGAGATCCGCAA GCGCTGTGCCTTAGTGGCTCTAGAAGACGTGAAGGCTTATCTCTTGGAGGAGTGCGGGCAAATAGCT GTGTTTGATGCGACCAACACAACTCGAGAAAGACGGGACCTGATCTTAAATTTTGctaaagaaaatgctttcaaG GTGTTTTTCGTGGAATCTGTTTGTGATGATCCAGAAGTCATTGCTGCCAATATCCTG GAAGTGAAAGTTTCCAGCCCCGACTACCCGGAGAGAAACCGGGAGAACGTGATGGACGATTTCCTGAAGAGGATTGAGTGCTACAAGGTCACTTACCAGCCTCTCGATCCCGACGCGTATGACAA AGATCTTTCCTTCATTAAAGTGATCAATGTGGGACAGCGGTTCCTAGTAAACAGAGTCCAAGATTACATCCAGAGTAAAATCGTCTATTACCTAATGAACATTCATGTCCAGCCGCGTACCATCTACCTTTGCCGACATGGTGAGAGTGAATATAATCTTGTTGGCAAGATTGGTGGGGATTCTGGTCTGTCGCCGCGCGGGAAGCAG TTCGCTCAGGCGCTGAAGAAGTTCATCGAAGAGCAGGAAATTGTGGATCTGAAGGTGTGGACGAGCCAGCTGAAAAGGACCATCCAGACGGCCGAGTCCCTGGACGTCACGTACGAGCAGTGGAAGATTCTCAATGAGATCGATGCT GGGGTGTGTGAAGAAATGACCTACGTGGAAATTGAAGCCAAGTATCCAGAGGAGTTTGCCTTGAGGGATCAAGAGAAATATCTTTATCGCTATCCTGGAGGAGAG TCCTACCAGGACCTGGTCCAGCGCCTGGAGCCGGTAATTATGGAACTAGAACGGCAAGGCAACGTCCTCGTTATCTCCCACCAGGCGGTTATGAGGTGCCTGTTGGCTTATTTTCTTGACAAGAGCGCAG ACAAGCTGCCCTACCTGCGCTGCCCGCTCCACACCATTCTCAAGCTCACGCCTGTCGCCTACG GCTGTAAAGTGGAGACGATTACCCTGAACGTGGAAGCAGTGAACACCCACCGCGACAAACCCTCTCTGAACTCA agcagccttCCCGCCAGCCAAACCCCTGTAAGGATGAGAAGAAACAGCTTTACGCCGCGGGCCAGCGCGGACACGGTAAAGCGCCCGCGACATTACAGCGTTGGGAGCAAACCTCTCGACCTGCTGGGGCCTTGCCCGTCCCTGGAAGCTCGAGACGGGGCCAACTGGCCGCAGCTGCAAGTCGGTGTCCAG ccTCAAGGGGGAAATGCTTGCCT
- the PFKFB2 gene encoding 6-phosphofructo-2-kinase/fructose-2,6-bisphosphatase 2 isoform X3 has product MRRGAMAARDGGPTRGRAGAARGGGGKKCSWASYMTNSPTLIVMIGLPARGKTYVSKKLTRYLNWIGVPTKVFNLGVYRREAVKSYKSYDFFRHDNKEAMEIRKRCALVALEDVKAYLLEECGQIAVFDATNTTRERRDLILNFAKENAFKVFFVESVCDDPEVIAANILEVKVSSPDYPERNRENVMDDFLKRIECYKVTYQPLDPDAYDKDLSFIKVINVGQRFLVNRVQDYIQSKIVYYLMNIHVQPRTIYLCRHGESEYNLVGKIGGDSGLSPRGKQFAQALKKFIEEQEIVDLKVWTSQLKRTIQTAESLDVTYEQWKILNEIDAGVCEEMTYVEIEAKYPEEFALRDQEKYLYRYPGGESYQDLVQRLEPVIMELERQGNVLVISHQAVMRCLLAYFLDKSADKLPYLRCPLHTILKLTPVAYGCKVETITLNVEAVNTHRDKPSLNSSSLPASQTPVRMRRNSFTPRASADTVKRPRHYSVGSKPLDLLGPCPSLEARDGANWPQLQPQGGNACLEPAASVTRETLVSLSASE; this is encoded by the exons ATGCGGCGCGGAGCTATGGCGGCGCGGGACGGCGGCCCCACGCGGGGCAGGGCTGGCGCGGCGCGCGGTGGCGGCGGGAAGAAATGCT CCTGGGCTTCCTACATGACCAACTCCCCGACGCTGATCGTGATGATCGGCCTGCCCGCCCGCGGCAAGACCTACGTCTCCAAGAAGCTCACCCGCTACCTCAACTGGATCGGGGTGCCCACCAAag TGTTTAATCTAGGAGTGTATCGCCGGGAAGCGGTGAAGTCGTACAAGTCCTATGACTTCTTCAGGCACGACAACAAAGAAGCCATGGAGATCCGCAA GCGCTGTGCCTTAGTGGCTCTAGAAGACGTGAAGGCTTATCTCTTGGAGGAGTGCGGGCAAATAGCT GTGTTTGATGCGACCAACACAACTCGAGAAAGACGGGACCTGATCTTAAATTTTGctaaagaaaatgctttcaaG GTGTTTTTCGTGGAATCTGTTTGTGATGATCCAGAAGTCATTGCTGCCAATATCCTG GAAGTGAAAGTTTCCAGCCCCGACTACCCGGAGAGAAACCGGGAGAACGTGATGGACGATTTCCTGAAGAGGATTGAGTGCTACAAGGTCACTTACCAGCCTCTCGATCCCGACGCGTATGACAA AGATCTTTCCTTCATTAAAGTGATCAATGTGGGACAGCGGTTCCTAGTAAACAGAGTCCAAGATTACATCCAGAGTAAAATCGTCTATTACCTAATGAACATTCATGTCCAGCCGCGTACCATCTACCTTTGCCGACATGGTGAGAGTGAATATAATCTTGTTGGCAAGATTGGTGGGGATTCTGGTCTGTCGCCGCGCGGGAAGCAG TTCGCTCAGGCGCTGAAGAAGTTCATCGAAGAGCAGGAAATTGTGGATCTGAAGGTGTGGACGAGCCAGCTGAAAAGGACCATCCAGACGGCCGAGTCCCTGGACGTCACGTACGAGCAGTGGAAGATTCTCAATGAGATCGATGCT GGGGTGTGTGAAGAAATGACCTACGTGGAAATTGAAGCCAAGTATCCAGAGGAGTTTGCCTTGAGGGATCAAGAGAAATATCTTTATCGCTATCCTGGAGGAGAG TCCTACCAGGACCTGGTCCAGCGCCTGGAGCCGGTAATTATGGAACTAGAACGGCAAGGCAACGTCCTCGTTATCTCCCACCAGGCGGTTATGAGGTGCCTGTTGGCTTATTTTCTTGACAAGAGCGCAG ACAAGCTGCCCTACCTGCGCTGCCCGCTCCACACCATTCTCAAGCTCACGCCTGTCGCCTACG GCTGTAAAGTGGAGACGATTACCCTGAACGTGGAAGCAGTGAACACCCACCGCGACAAACCCTCTCTGAACTCA agcagccttCCCGCCAGCCAAACCCCTGTAAGGATGAGAAGAAACAGCTTTACGCCGCGGGCCAGCGCGGACACGGTAAAGCGCCCGCGACATTACAGCGTTGGGAGCAAACCTCTCGACCTGCTGGGGCCTTGCCCGTCCCTGGAAGCTCGAGACGGGGCCAACTGGCCGCAGCTGCAA ccTCAAGGGGGAAATGCTTGCCT
- the PFKFB2 gene encoding 6-phosphofructo-2-kinase/fructose-2,6-bisphosphatase 2 isoform X4, translating into MRRGAMAARDGGPTRGRAGAARGGGGKKCSWASYMTNSPTLIVMIGLPARGKTYVSKKLTRYLNWIGVPTKVFNLGVYRREAVKSYKSYDFFRHDNKEAMEIRKRCALVALEDVKAYLLEECGQIAVFDATNTTRERRDLILNFAKENAFKVFFVESVCDDPEVIAANILEVKVSSPDYPERNRENVMDDFLKRIECYKVTYQPLDPDAYDKDLSFIKVINVGQRFLVNRVQDYIQSKIVYYLMNIHVQPRTIYLCRHGESEYNLVGKIGGDSGLSPRGKQFAQALKKFIEEQEIVDLKVWTSQLKRTIQTAESLDVTYEQWKILNEIDAGVCEEMTYVEIEAKYPEEFALRDQEKYLYRYPGGESYQDLVQRLEPVIMELERQGNVLVISHQAVMRCLLAYFLDKSADKLPYLRCPLHTILKLTPVAYGCKVETITLNVEAVNTHRDKPSLNSRMAGLTV; encoded by the exons ATGCGGCGCGGAGCTATGGCGGCGCGGGACGGCGGCCCCACGCGGGGCAGGGCTGGCGCGGCGCGCGGTGGCGGCGGGAAGAAATGCT CCTGGGCTTCCTACATGACCAACTCCCCGACGCTGATCGTGATGATCGGCCTGCCCGCCCGCGGCAAGACCTACGTCTCCAAGAAGCTCACCCGCTACCTCAACTGGATCGGGGTGCCCACCAAag TGTTTAATCTAGGAGTGTATCGCCGGGAAGCGGTGAAGTCGTACAAGTCCTATGACTTCTTCAGGCACGACAACAAAGAAGCCATGGAGATCCGCAA GCGCTGTGCCTTAGTGGCTCTAGAAGACGTGAAGGCTTATCTCTTGGAGGAGTGCGGGCAAATAGCT GTGTTTGATGCGACCAACACAACTCGAGAAAGACGGGACCTGATCTTAAATTTTGctaaagaaaatgctttcaaG GTGTTTTTCGTGGAATCTGTTTGTGATGATCCAGAAGTCATTGCTGCCAATATCCTG GAAGTGAAAGTTTCCAGCCCCGACTACCCGGAGAGAAACCGGGAGAACGTGATGGACGATTTCCTGAAGAGGATTGAGTGCTACAAGGTCACTTACCAGCCTCTCGATCCCGACGCGTATGACAA AGATCTTTCCTTCATTAAAGTGATCAATGTGGGACAGCGGTTCCTAGTAAACAGAGTCCAAGATTACATCCAGAGTAAAATCGTCTATTACCTAATGAACATTCATGTCCAGCCGCGTACCATCTACCTTTGCCGACATGGTGAGAGTGAATATAATCTTGTTGGCAAGATTGGTGGGGATTCTGGTCTGTCGCCGCGCGGGAAGCAG TTCGCTCAGGCGCTGAAGAAGTTCATCGAAGAGCAGGAAATTGTGGATCTGAAGGTGTGGACGAGCCAGCTGAAAAGGACCATCCAGACGGCCGAGTCCCTGGACGTCACGTACGAGCAGTGGAAGATTCTCAATGAGATCGATGCT GGGGTGTGTGAAGAAATGACCTACGTGGAAATTGAAGCCAAGTATCCAGAGGAGTTTGCCTTGAGGGATCAAGAGAAATATCTTTATCGCTATCCTGGAGGAGAG TCCTACCAGGACCTGGTCCAGCGCCTGGAGCCGGTAATTATGGAACTAGAACGGCAAGGCAACGTCCTCGTTATCTCCCACCAGGCGGTTATGAGGTGCCTGTTGGCTTATTTTCTTGACAAGAGCGCAG ACAAGCTGCCCTACCTGCGCTGCCCGCTCCACACCATTCTCAAGCTCACGCCTGTCGCCTACG GCTGTAAAGTGGAGACGATTACCCTGAACGTGGAAGCAGTGAACACCCACCGCGACAAACCCTCTCTGAACTCA